The following coding sequences are from one Streptomyces dengpaensis window:
- the orn gene encoding oligoribonuclease, producing the protein MNDRMVWIDCEMTGLSLSEDALIEVAALVTDSELNVLGEGVDIVIRPPDAALETMPDVVRQMHTASGLLDELAAGTTLADAEAHVLSYVREHVKEPGKAPLCGNSVGTDRGFLLRDMPTLEDYLHYRIVDVSSIKELARRWYPRAYFNSPQKNGNHRALADIRESIAELRYYREAIFVPQPGPDSETARTIAAKHVLPAEESAEQPAS; encoded by the coding sequence ATGAACGATCGCATGGTGTGGATCGACTGCGAGATGACCGGGCTCTCGCTGTCGGAGGACGCGCTCATCGAGGTGGCCGCGCTGGTCACCGACTCGGAACTGAACGTGCTCGGCGAGGGCGTGGACATCGTGATCCGCCCGCCGGACGCGGCGCTGGAGACGATGCCGGACGTGGTGCGCCAGATGCACACGGCCTCCGGCCTCCTCGACGAGCTGGCCGCGGGCACGACCTTGGCGGACGCCGAGGCGCACGTCCTGTCCTACGTACGTGAGCACGTCAAGGAGCCGGGCAAGGCCCCGCTCTGCGGAAACTCGGTGGGCACGGACAGGGGCTTCCTCCTGCGGGACATGCCCACGCTCGAGGACTACCTCCACTACCGCATCGTGGACGTCTCCTCCATCAAGGAGCTGGCCCGCCGCTGGTACCCGCGGGCGTACTTCAACAGTCCGCAGAAGAACGGCAACCATCGCGCCCTGGCCGACATCCGCGAGTCCATCGCCGAGCTCCGCTACTACCGCGAGGCGATCTTCGTCCCGCAGCCGGGCCCGGACTCGGAGACCGCCCGCACGATCGCGGCAAAGCACGTGCTGCCGGCGGAAGAGTCCGCAGAACAACCCGCGTCGTAG
- a CDS encoding helix-turn-helix domain-containing protein has protein sequence MSHDSAAAPEAVARKLSGRRRKEIVAVLLFSGGPIFESSIPLSVFGIDRQDAGVPRYRLLVCAGEEGPLRTTGGLELTAPHGLEAISRAGTVVVPAWRSITSPPPEEALDALRRAHEEGARIVGLCTGAFVLAAAGLLDGRPATTHWMYAPTLAKRYPSVHVDPRELFVDDGDVLTSAGTAAGIDLCLHIVRMDHGNEAAGALARRLVVPPRRSGGQERYLDRSLPEEIGADPLAEVVAWALEHLHEQFDVETLAARAYMSRRTFDRRFRSLTGSAPLQWLITQRVLQAQRLLETSDYSVDEVAGRCGFRSPVALRGHFRRQLGSSPAAYRAAYRARRPQSERASEADGAMGQAGPPPSLNHEGPSPVPMQTRRTAAAGALGAAASLSTDPGKPGPELYVAGRPSLPGQRSAP, from the coding sequence ATGAGCCACGACTCCGCTGCCGCGCCGGAAGCCGTGGCCCGGAAGCTTTCCGGGCGACGCCGCAAGGAGATCGTCGCGGTGCTGCTGTTCAGCGGCGGCCCCATTTTCGAGAGTTCCATACCGCTGTCGGTGTTCGGGATTGACCGCCAGGACGCCGGCGTGCCGCGCTACCGGTTGCTGGTGTGCGCGGGCGAGGAAGGCCCACTGCGGACCACAGGAGGCCTGGAACTCACGGCGCCCCATGGCCTGGAGGCGATCTCCCGGGCAGGCACGGTTGTCGTGCCCGCCTGGCGGTCGATCACCTCGCCGCCACCGGAGGAGGCGCTCGACGCGCTGCGCCGGGCGCACGAGGAGGGTGCCCGCATCGTCGGGCTCTGCACCGGTGCCTTCGTGCTGGCGGCCGCGGGTTTACTGGACGGCCGGCCGGCCACGACCCACTGGATGTACGCACCGACACTGGCCAAGCGCTATCCGTCCGTACACGTCGACCCACGAGAACTCTTCGTCGACGACGGAGACGTCCTGACGTCGGCGGGAACGGCGGCCGGAATCGACCTCTGTCTCCATATCGTGCGGATGGATCACGGCAATGAGGCGGCAGGGGCCCTGGCCCGCCGGCTCGTGGTCCCGCCCCGCCGGAGCGGCGGCCAGGAGCGCTATCTGGACCGGTCGCTGCCCGAGGAGATCGGCGCCGACCCGCTCGCCGAGGTCGTCGCCTGGGCGCTGGAGCACCTCCACGAGCAGTTCGACGTCGAGACGCTGGCGGCCCGCGCGTACATGAGCCGCCGCACCTTCGACCGCCGGTTCCGCTCGCTCACCGGGAGCGCTCCCCTGCAGTGGCTGATCACTCAGCGCGTCCTGCAGGCGCAGCGCCTGCTGGAGACCTCCGACTACTCGGTCGACGAGGTCGCGGGCCGCTGCGGCTTCCGCTCGCCGGTCGCGCTGCGGGGCCACTTCCGGCGCCAGCTGGGCTCGTCCCCGGCCGCGTACCGGGCGGCGTACCGCGCGCGCCGGCCGCAGTCCGAGCGGGCCTCGGAGGCGGACGGCGCGATGGGACAGGCCGGACCACCACCGTCCCTGAACCACGAGGGGCCCAGCCCGGTCCCGATGCAGACCCGCCGCACCGCGGCCGCCGGTGCCCTGGGCGCGGCCGCGTCGCTCTCCACGGACCCGGGCAAGCCCGGCCCGGAGCTGTACGTGGCGGGACGGCCGAGCCTGCCGGGGCAGCGCAGCGCGCCGTAG
- a CDS encoding universal stress protein: MAGHEFFDPADRKRPLADPTAAEPLAAEEPRQSCDPAFKHGVVVGFDGSTSSERALAYAIGMAHRSGSGLIIVHVANRLPTTVWAGCEPPVFVDVPDHRTEVLGLELACAEYLAEVPWILVERGGDICHELEEVGREYEADAIVVGSTHGLVGRIFGSVAGRLAKRAQRPVVVIP; the protein is encoded by the coding sequence ATGGCCGGTCACGAATTCTTCGATCCCGCGGACCGCAAGCGCCCGCTCGCCGATCCCACGGCGGCCGAGCCCTTGGCGGCGGAAGAACCCCGCCAGTCCTGCGATCCCGCCTTCAAGCACGGCGTCGTCGTCGGTTTCGACGGCTCGACGTCCAGCGAGCGTGCCCTCGCCTACGCGATCGGCATGGCCCACCGCTCCGGCTCGGGCCTGATCATCGTGCATGTGGCCAACCGGCTGCCCACCACGGTGTGGGCGGGCTGTGAGCCACCGGTCTTCGTCGACGTGCCGGACCACCGCACCGAGGTGCTCGGGCTCGAGCTCGCCTGCGCCGAGTATCTGGCCGAGGTGCCGTGGATCCTCGTCGAGCGCGGCGGTGACATCTGTCACGAACTCGAAGAGGTGGGGCGGGAGTACGAGGCGGACGCGATCGTCGTCGGCTCCACGCACGGCCTCGTCGGGCGGATCTTCGGCTCCGTCGCCGGGCGTCTCGCCAAGCGGGCGCAGCGCCCCGTGGTCGTCATTCCGTAA
- a CDS encoding acetate uptake transporter, with protein sequence MDNDVSAGSTTTTLGHLALGLTLLAFGLGHTEVIDGVTAADSVSLATYIGGIALFVAGLFAFRERDAFTGTAFSGLGAFWFTWGVGSDTQMSANAAGLFLLLFALFALSLTAGASGAPLLTRGTYALLFVGLLLLAIGQFGDSSGLGKVAGWFAAASGLLAWYGATAALANWPTALPGRAAGRGVTATG encoded by the coding sequence GTGGACAACGACGTCTCTGCGGGAAGCACCACCACGACCCTCGGCCACCTCGCGCTCGGACTCACCCTGCTGGCCTTCGGGCTCGGACACACCGAGGTGATCGACGGCGTCACGGCAGCCGACTCCGTCTCGCTCGCCACCTACATCGGTGGCATCGCGCTCTTCGTCGCCGGTCTGTTCGCCTTCCGCGAGCGTGACGCCTTCACCGGTACGGCCTTCTCCGGACTCGGCGCGTTCTGGTTCACCTGGGGTGTCGGCTCCGACACGCAGATGTCCGCCAACGCCGCCGGCCTCTTCCTGCTCCTGTTCGCCCTCTTCGCGCTCAGCCTGACCGCCGGGGCGAGCGGTGCGCCCCTGCTCACGAGGGGCACGTACGCGCTGCTCTTCGTGGGCCTTCTCCTACTGGCCATCGGGCAGTTCGGCGATTCCAGCGGTCTCGGCAAGGTCGCGGGCTGGTTCGCCGCGGCCAGTGGGCTGCTGGCCTGGTACGGGGCCACGGCGGCGCTCGCCAACTGGCCCACCGCACTGCCCGGACGCGCCGCCGGCCGGGGGGTGACGGCCACCGGCTGA
- the glmS gene encoding glutamine--fructose-6-phosphate transaminase (isomerizing), translating into MCGIVGYIGKRDVAPLLLEGLQRLEYRGYDSAGIVVTTPKSAGLKMVKAKGRVRDLEAKVPARFKGTTGIAHTRWATHGAPSDVNAHPHMSADNTVAVVHNGIIDNAAELRKKLEADGVEFLSETDTEVLTHLIARSQQEKLEDKVRDALRVIEGTYGIAVLHADFPDRIVVARNGSPVVLGIGEKEMFVASDIAALVTHTRQIVTLDDGEMATLKADDFRTYTTEGTRTTAEPTTVEWEAASYDMGGHDTYMHKEIHEQADAVDRVLRGRIDDRFSTVHLGGLNLDAREARKIRRVKILGCGTSYHAGMIGAQMIEELARIPADAEPASEFRYRNAVVDPDTLYVAVSQSGETYDVLAAVQELKRKGARVLGVVNVVGSAIAREADGGMYVHAGPEVCVVSTKCFTNTTVAFALLALHLGRTRDLSVRDGKRMIEGLRKLPGQISEILEQEDEIKKLAAEYAEARSMLFIGRVRGYPVAREASLKLKEVSYIHAEAYPASELKHGPLALIEPALPTVAIVPDDDLLEKNRAALEEIKARSGKILAVAHQEQEKADQTIVVPKNEDELDPILMGIPLQLLAYHTALALGRDIDKPRNLAKSVTVE; encoded by the coding sequence ATGTGCGGAATCGTCGGTTACATCGGCAAGCGTGACGTGGCCCCGCTGCTGCTCGAAGGCCTGCAGCGCCTGGAGTACCGCGGATACGACTCGGCGGGCATCGTCGTCACGACCCCCAAGTCGGCCGGCCTGAAGATGGTCAAGGCCAAGGGCCGGGTCCGTGACCTGGAGGCCAAGGTCCCCGCGCGCTTCAAGGGCACCACCGGCATCGCCCACACCCGCTGGGCCACCCACGGCGCCCCCTCCGATGTGAACGCCCACCCGCACATGTCGGCCGACAACACGGTCGCGGTCGTCCACAACGGCATCATCGACAACGCCGCCGAGCTGCGGAAGAAGCTCGAGGCCGACGGCGTCGAGTTCCTCTCCGAGACCGACACCGAGGTCCTCACCCACCTCATCGCCCGCTCGCAGCAGGAGAAGCTCGAGGACAAGGTCCGCGACGCGCTCCGTGTGATCGAGGGCACGTACGGCATCGCGGTCCTGCACGCCGACTTCCCCGACCGCATCGTGGTGGCCCGCAACGGCTCCCCGGTCGTCCTCGGCATCGGCGAGAAGGAGATGTTCGTCGCCTCGGACATCGCCGCCCTGGTCACCCACACCCGGCAGATAGTGACCCTCGACGACGGCGAGATGGCCACCCTCAAGGCCGATGACTTCCGTACGTACACCACCGAGGGCACCCGGACGACGGCCGAGCCGACCACCGTGGAGTGGGAGGCCGCCTCGTACGACATGGGCGGCCACGACACCTATATGCACAAGGAGATCCACGAGCAGGCCGACGCCGTGGACCGCGTGCTGCGCGGCCGCATCGACGACCGCTTCTCCACCGTGCACCTCGGCGGCCTCAACCTGGACGCCCGCGAGGCGCGCAAGATCCGCCGCGTGAAGATCCTCGGCTGCGGCACCTCCTACCACGCGGGCATGATCGGCGCCCAGATGATCGAGGAGCTGGCCCGCATCCCCGCGGACGCCGAGCCGGCTTCGGAGTTCCGCTACCGCAACGCGGTCGTCGACCCCGACACCCTCTACGTCGCGGTCTCCCAGTCGGGCGAGACGTACGACGTCCTGGCCGCCGTGCAGGAGCTCAAGCGCAAGGGCGCTCGGGTCCTCGGCGTCGTCAACGTCGTCGGCTCGGCGATCGCCCGCGAGGCGGACGGCGGCATGTACGTGCACGCGGGCCCCGAGGTCTGCGTGGTGTCCACCAAGTGCTTCACCAACACGACCGTCGCCTTCGCGCTGCTCGCCCTGCACCTCGGCCGCACCCGCGACCTGTCCGTGCGGGACGGCAAGCGGATGATCGAGGGCCTGCGCAAGCTGCCCGGCCAGATCTCCGAGATCCTGGAGCAGGAGGACGAGATCAAGAAGCTGGCCGCGGAGTACGCCGAGGCCCGCTCGATGCTCTTCATCGGCCGCGTACGGGGCTACCCGGTGGCCCGTGAGGCCTCGCTGAAGCTCAAGGAGGTCTCGTACATCCACGCCGAGGCCTACCCCGCCTCCGAGCTCAAGCACGGCCCGCTGGCGCTCATCGAGCCCGCCCTGCCGACGGTCGCGATCGTCCCCGACGACGACCTCCTGGAGAAGAACCGCGCCGCCCTGGAGGAGATCAAGGCCCGCAGCGGCAAGATCCTCGCGGTCGCCCACCAGGAGCAGGAGAAGGCCGACCAGACGATCGTCGTCCCGAAGAACGAGGACGAGCTCGACCCGATCCTCATGGGCATCCCGCTCCAACTCCTCGCCTACCACACGGCGCTGGCCCTGGGCCGGGACATCGACAAGCCGCGGAACCTGGCGAAGTCGGTCACGGTGGAATAG
- a CDS encoding DUF4429 domain-containing protein: MAEIIQRDGTWTFDGDALRLTPGRDKNVGLLRRSLGELTVPLAALAGVSFEQGKKTGRLRLRLRDGADPLLQATGGKLAEPHDPYQLTVESDRYGVAEYFVDEVRNALLLDQVPSDPVDAYLLPGPSVPLSASAGDGTASFDGEHVRLEWNWKTEEAKAAAGARSLALTDITAVEWHPAVGLENGCLRFTVRGAATKAPPMYDPNSVDLWGFKKDPLMALVAAAVQARLPHPTAPPAVTDVPAKELPGVPRPSAEADHDALLRRLRELGELHKDGVLTDEEFTLAKQAVLKRM, from the coding sequence ATGGCGGAAATCATCCAGCGGGACGGCACGTGGACCTTCGACGGCGACGCACTGCGGCTGACACCGGGACGCGACAAGAACGTCGGCCTTCTCCGCAGAAGCCTGGGTGAACTCACCGTCCCGCTGGCCGCGTTGGCGGGCGTCTCCTTCGAGCAGGGCAAGAAGACCGGGCGGCTCAGGCTGCGGCTGCGCGACGGCGCCGACCCGCTGCTCCAGGCGACCGGCGGCAAGCTCGCCGAGCCGCACGACCCGTACCAGCTCACCGTCGAGTCCGACCGCTACGGCGTCGCCGAGTACTTCGTGGACGAGGTCCGCAACGCCCTGCTGCTCGACCAGGTGCCCTCCGACCCGGTCGACGCCTACCTCCTGCCCGGCCCCTCCGTGCCGCTGTCCGCCTCCGCCGGTGACGGCACGGCAAGCTTCGACGGCGAGCACGTACGCCTGGAGTGGAACTGGAAGACGGAGGAAGCGAAGGCCGCCGCGGGCGCCCGCTCACTCGCCCTGACCGACATCACGGCCGTCGAATGGCATCCCGCGGTCGGCCTGGAGAACGGCTGCCTGCGCTTCACCGTGCGCGGCGCGGCGACCAAGGCCCCGCCGATGTACGACCCCAACTCCGTTGACCTGTGGGGCTTCAAGAAGGACCCGCTGATGGCGCTGGTCGCGGCGGCGGTACAGGCGCGGCTGCCGCATCCGACGGCGCCGCCCGCCGTGACGGACGTACCGGCGAAGGAACTGCCGGGGGTCCCGCGGCCCTCCGCCGAGGCCGACCACGACGCCCTGCTGCGCCGCCTGCGCGAGCTCGGCGAGCTGCACAAGGACGGCGTCCTGACGGACGAGGAGTTCACCCTGGCCAAGCAGGCGGTCCTCAAGCGCATGTGA
- a CDS encoding beta-N-acetylhexosaminidase, giving the protein MRQHRTPRLLGTLLLVAAAGISVVGAAPSAADRTATPLGQVVPAPASVHASGSAYRVTGDTRIRVDDSREARRVGEYLADILRPSTGYRLPVGTQGGPGSIQLRLGAKGLGDEGYRLDSGRDGVTITAGKPAGLFHGVQTFRQLLPAAVEKDSVQPGPWLVAGGTIKDTPRYGYRGAMLDVSRHFFTVGQVKRYIDELVLYKVNKLHLHLSDDQGWRIAIDSWPRLATYGGSTQVGGGDGGYYTKADYQEIVRYAASRYLEVVPEIDMPGHTNAALASYAELNCDGVAPPLYTGTNVGFSSLCVSKDITYDFVDDVIRELAALTPGRYLHIGGDEAHSTSHADYVAFMDRVQPVVAKYGKTVIGWHQLTSATPAKGALAQYWGLDGTSAEEKARVAKAAQNGTGLVLSPADRIYLDMKYTADTPLGLDWAGLVEVKRSYDWDPGNYLPGAPGSAVRGVEAPLWTETIVTSADIEYMAFPRLPGVAELGWSPASTHDWDTYKVRLAAQGPRWDALGIGYYRSPQVPWPTA; this is encoded by the coding sequence GTGAGACAGCACAGAACGCCCCGCCTTCTCGGTACGCTGCTGCTTGTGGCGGCTGCCGGTATCTCTGTCGTCGGCGCGGCACCCTCCGCGGCCGACCGGACCGCGACCCCTCTGGGGCAGGTGGTCCCGGCCCCGGCCTCGGTCCACGCGAGCGGCTCCGCGTACCGCGTCACCGGTGACACCCGCATACGTGTCGACGACTCGCGCGAGGCCCGCCGGGTGGGCGAGTACCTCGCGGACATCCTGCGGCCCTCCACCGGCTACCGGCTCCCGGTCGGCACCCAGGGCGGTCCGGGATCCATCCAACTCCGCCTCGGCGCGAAGGGGTTGGGCGACGAGGGTTACCGTCTGGACAGCGGCCGGGACGGTGTCACCATCACGGCCGGCAAGCCCGCCGGGCTCTTCCACGGCGTCCAGACCTTCCGCCAGCTGCTGCCCGCCGCCGTCGAGAAGGACTCCGTACAGCCCGGACCCTGGCTCGTCGCGGGCGGCACCATCAAGGACACCCCGCGCTACGGCTACCGCGGCGCGATGCTCGACGTCTCCCGGCACTTCTTCACCGTCGGCCAAGTCAAGCGCTATATAGACGAGTTGGTCCTCTACAAGGTCAACAAGCTGCATCTGCACCTCAGCGACGACCAGGGCTGGCGCATCGCCATCGACTCCTGGCCGCGGCTGGCGACGTACGGCGGCTCCACGCAGGTGGGCGGCGGCGACGGCGGCTACTACACCAAGGCGGACTACCAGGAGATCGTCCGGTACGCCGCCTCGCGCTATCTGGAGGTCGTCCCCGAGATCGACATGCCGGGGCACACCAACGCGGCCCTCGCCTCGTACGCCGAACTGAACTGCGACGGGGTGGCGCCGCCGCTCTACACCGGCACGAACGTCGGGTTCAGCTCGCTGTGCGTCTCCAAGGACATCACGTACGACTTCGTGGACGATGTGATCCGGGAACTGGCCGCGCTCACCCCGGGCCGCTACCTCCACATCGGCGGAGATGAGGCCCACTCCACCAGCCACGCCGACTACGTGGCGTTCATGGACCGGGTCCAGCCGGTCGTCGCCAAGTACGGGAAGACGGTGATCGGTTGGCATCAGCTGACCAGTGCGACCCCGGCGAAGGGCGCCCTCGCGCAGTACTGGGGGCTCGACGGCACGAGCGCCGAGGAGAAGGCGCGGGTCGCGAAGGCCGCGCAGAACGGGACGGGGCTGGTACTGTCGCCCGCCGACCGGATCTACCTCGACATGAAGTACACGGCCGACACCCCGCTGGGCCTCGACTGGGCGGGGCTGGTGGAAGTGAAGCGGTCGTACGACTGGGATCCCGGCAACTACCTCCCCGGCGCCCCGGGTTCGGCCGTCCGGGGCGTGGAAGCCCCTCTGTGGACGGAGACCATCGTGACCTCCGCCGACATCGAGTACATGGCCTTCCCGAGGCTGCCGGGCGTCGCCGAGCTGGGCTGGTCGCCGGCCTCGACGCACGACTGGGACACGTACAAGGTGCGGCTCGCGGCGCAAGGGCCGCGGTGGGACGCGCTGGGGATCGGGTACTACCGGTCGCCGCAGGTGCCCTGGCCGACCGCGTAG
- a CDS encoding IucA/IucC family protein, with the protein MSLADSVAHLSPERWAHANRLLVRKALAEFAHERLITPERLPDSRYEVRSDDGLTRYRFTATLRALDHWQIDAESVTRHRDGGELPVAALDFFIELKESLGLSGDILPVYLEEISSTLSGTCFKLTKPQIPSAELAKSGFQAIETGMTEGHPCFVANNGRLGFGVHEYLAYAPETASPVRLVWLAAHRSRAAFTAGVGIEYEAFLRDELGDETVNRFSVILREQDLDPDDYLLIPVHPWQWWNKLSVTFAAEVAQRHLVCLGEGDDEYLAQQSIRTFFNRSNPGKHYVKTALSVLNMGFMRGLSAAYMEATPAINDWLAQLIDNDPVLRSTGLSIIRERAAVGYRHLEYEAATDRYSPYRKMLAALWRESPVPSLLEGESLATMASLVHVDHEGASFAGALIEQSGLAPKEWLRYYLRAYFTPLLHSFYAYDLVFMPHGENVILILKDGVVQRAIYKDIAEEIAVMDPDAVLPPAVERLRVDVPEDTKLLSVFTDVFDCFFRFLAANLAAEGVLEEDDFWRTVADVVREYQAATPELADKFKQYDMFAPEFALSCLNRLQLRNNKQMVDLADPAGALQLVGNLKNPIAGL; encoded by the coding sequence ATGAGTCTCGCCGACTCCGTCGCCCACCTCTCCCCCGAGCGCTGGGCCCACGCCAACCGCCTCCTCGTCCGCAAGGCACTCGCCGAGTTCGCCCACGAGCGGCTGATCACGCCGGAGCGTCTCCCGGACAGCCGTTACGAGGTACGCAGTGACGACGGGCTGACCCGCTACCGGTTCACCGCCACCCTTCGTGCCCTCGACCACTGGCAGATCGACGCCGAGTCGGTCACCCGGCACCGCGACGGCGGTGAACTCCCGGTCGCCGCCCTCGACTTCTTCATCGAACTGAAGGAATCGCTCGGCCTGAGCGGCGACATCCTGCCGGTCTATCTGGAGGAGATCTCCTCCACCCTCTCGGGCACCTGCTTCAAGCTCACCAAGCCGCAGATCCCGTCCGCCGAACTCGCGAAGAGTGGCTTCCAGGCGATCGAGACCGGCATGACCGAGGGCCACCCCTGCTTCGTCGCCAACAACGGGCGGCTGGGCTTCGGGGTGCACGAGTACCTCGCGTACGCCCCCGAGACCGCGAGCCCGGTCCGGCTGGTGTGGCTGGCCGCGCACCGCTCGCGGGCGGCGTTCACGGCGGGCGTCGGCATCGAGTACGAGGCCTTCCTGCGGGACGAGCTGGGCGATGAGACAGTGAACCGTTTCTCTGTCATCCTGCGCGAGCAGGACCTCGACCCGGACGACTATCTCCTCATCCCCGTCCACCCCTGGCAGTGGTGGAACAAGCTGTCCGTGACCTTCGCGGCCGAGGTCGCCCAGCGGCACCTGGTCTGCCTGGGCGAGGGCGACGACGAGTATCTGGCCCAGCAGTCCATCCGGACCTTCTTCAACCGGTCGAACCCCGGGAAGCACTATGTGAAGACGGCCCTGTCCGTCCTCAACATGGGTTTCATGCGGGGGCTTTCGGCCGCGTACATGGAGGCGACCCCGGCGATCAACGACTGGCTGGCCCAGCTCATCGACAACGACCCGGTGCTGAGGTCGACCGGTCTGTCGATCATCCGTGAGCGGGCGGCGGTCGGCTACCGGCACCTGGAGTACGAGGCGGCGACGGACCGCTACTCGCCGTACCGCAAGATGCTCGCCGCGCTGTGGCGCGAGAGCCCGGTGCCGTCGCTCCTGGAGGGCGAGTCGCTCGCGACCATGGCCTCCCTCGTCCATGTCGACCACGAGGGCGCGTCCTTCGCGGGCGCGCTGATCGAACAGTCGGGCCTCGCCCCGAAGGAGTGGCTGCGCTACTACCTGCGGGCGTACTTCACCCCGCTGCTGCACAGCTTCTACGCCTACGACCTGGTCTTCATGCCGCACGGCGAGAACGTGATCCTCATCCTCAAGGACGGCGTCGTACAGCGCGCGATCTACAAGGACATAGCCGAGGAGATCGCGGTCATGGACCCGGACGCGGTGCTGCCGCCGGCGGTCGAACGGCTGCGCGTGGACGTGCCGGAGGACACGAAGCTTCTGTCGGTCTTCACGGACGTCTTCGACTGCTTCTTCCGCTTCCTGGCCGCGAACCTCGCCGCCGAGGGCGTCCTGGAGGAGGACGACTTCTGGCGGACGGTCGCCGATGTCGTACGCGAGTACCAGGCGGCCACGCCCGAACTCGCGGACAAGTTCAAGCAGTACGACATGTTCGCCCCCGAGTTCGCGCTGTCCTGCCTCAACCGGCTCCAGTTGCGCAACAACAAGCAGATGGTGGACCTCGCCGACCCGGCCGGGGCCCTCCAATTGGTCGGCAACCTGAAGAACCCCATCGCGGGTCTCTGA
- a CDS encoding GNAT family N-acetyltransferase has translation MTTGPQVGTFTFRPLDPLKDAELLHAWVTHPKAAFWMMQDAKLEDVERAYMEIAAAEHHHALLGLHDGEPAFLMEKYDPAQRELVGLYEPRPGDVGMHFLVAPADTPVHGFTRAVITAVMAHLFEDPATARVVVEPDVGNKAVHALNEAVGFVPEREIQKPEKTALLSFCTREQFRKAVAA, from the coding sequence ATGACCACCGGCCCACAGGTGGGCACCTTCACCTTCCGCCCCCTCGACCCGCTGAAGGACGCCGAGCTGCTGCACGCCTGGGTCACCCACCCCAAGGCCGCCTTCTGGATGATGCAGGACGCCAAGCTCGAGGACGTCGAGCGCGCCTATATGGAGATCGCCGCCGCCGAGCACCACCACGCCCTCCTCGGACTGCACGACGGCGAGCCCGCCTTCCTCATGGAGAAGTACGACCCGGCCCAGCGCGAACTGGTCGGCCTGTACGAGCCCCGGCCGGGCGATGTCGGCATGCACTTCCTGGTCGCGCCGGCCGACACCCCCGTGCACGGCTTTACCCGGGCCGTGATCACCGCCGTGATGGCCCACCTCTTCGAGGACCCCGCCACCGCACGCGTCGTCGTCGAACCGGACGTCGGCAACAAGGCGGTGCACGCCCTGAACGAAGCCGTCGGGTTCGTGCCCGAGCGGGAGATACAGAAGCCGGAGAAGACGGCGTTGCTGAGTTTCTGCACGCGGGAGCAGTTCCGGAAGGCGGTGGCGGCATGA
- a CDS encoding zinc ribbon domain-containing protein, producing the protein MEYKCAWYGRELVVVDRFLPTSKTCSACGLLRDALPLGIRMWTCEGCGTQHDRDHNAAQNSVAAGQAVSACGGRVSPQRRPSGWAAGDEAGKSMVRAMGVPAP; encoded by the coding sequence ATGGAGTACAAGTGCGCGTGGTACGGGCGCGAATTGGTGGTTGTTGACCGATTCCTTCCGACCAGCAAGACGTGCTCGGCGTGTGGCCTGCTTCGCGACGCGCTGCCCCTCGGAATCCGAATGTGGACATGTGAGGGCTGCGGCACCCAGCATGACCGGGACCACAACGCCGCACAGAACAGTGTGGCCGCCGGGCAGGCGGTGTCGGCCTGTGGAGGCCGCGTAAGTCCTCAACGGAGACCCTCCGGATGGGCAGCGGGCGATGAAGCAGGAAAGTCCATGGTGCGAGCCATGGGAGTCCCCGCACCCTGA